The following are encoded together in the Daphnia magna isolate NIES linkage group LG8, ASM2063170v1.1, whole genome shotgun sequence genome:
- the LOC116928732 gene encoding leukocyte tyrosine kinase receptor isoform X4 — MTVKEVQTTPFLHFGDTNNSPSGRGSSNPLCRFHPRCLVCCGLYCDFEDQQCRWQWSRFVRRSATEINATIYTAPDPAMISGPLDDADGRPTGHFLYVAGAMDNPKAIELSSPWYQESGPYCKLSVALHMNNMEDGNLKIVVETRNHTWVIVETLGNGLREWRTLTQSVGRISQPFRLKLEFTDGKKIPSHAAVDNIRLLSCLTEIPPNGHCDSAKRAFRCDDGRCLPRDQVCDISKDCPGGEDEDQDCDQVLEGSRCDFERGWCGWVNTLRDDLDWRRHNGSTPTPQTGPGHDNTYKNSTGMYVYVDMSETRQLGNAAVLQSTRFPPPPKYHSNPASPYFNSCQIRFFYHLYGPHIGDLVVRIVEEDPRYGRDNKSTDIWRESRNMGDMWHRAAVPLPPIKNWYTIQFIGKRGIRFRGDTAIDDISLSPECSGIGVPKNETAGWPPDPAHYDEPKFIRYVLTSCGAKGRVGPHQNQCTNAYQDSVTQVQVLSQGRLSGVQVWTAPVTGLYTIIAKGASGGLGPGGSGPTGSPGLAGYGARVRAVFPFTAGTQIYFLVGQEGIAAVRDKPKDNHNRNSTETGGGGSSNGETRRGGALERVRGLHNASNGAHGSGNGGGGGGATFVFQMDSQGIPIPLMVAAGGGGIAAIGRFSPRPADLSLVHGKGFNSFLPRPGMSGQGNFKGAGGGGGWNGSAETEAVGFSLLEGGLGGFSCNSKAEWPTYGGFGGGGGGCTNGEGGGGGGYNGGNAVANSSGEGGYSFVSLLAIERLTDVEEGQNAGPGSLDVMPAIAEGCGCEQLCIVLDPSLEEKQCVCPIASAGEWPTEDNVTKCAGFNSETGLLGTPHLIGTVVAAILIFVIFSIICFCLYTRYQRQQLAALRRKAMAAPELQLSRLRGPSSSMVSEYNPNYEFGSGAPCSVQGLKEIPRENLRLVRALGQGAFGEVYQGYLRHVAGDTVEMPVAVKVLQTLPELSSNQTEMDFLMEAIIMSKFHHANIVHFIGICFDKHPRFIVLELLSGGDLKTFLRESRPKPERPSTLTMRDLLKCALDVAKGCRYLEENHFIHRDIAARNCLLTTKGPGRVVKIADFGMSRDIYRADYYRKGGKAMLPVKWMPPEAFLEGVFTSKTDVWSFGVLLWEVMSLGYMPYPGRGNQEVMQLVTGGGRLEAPPGCPGPVYRIMVHCWHTNPEERPSFVTVLERIGYCMQDPDVLAMPIPVFQRPLSQERDTTIVRPPAGADTSDCLRVLRPRTSSGNLLTGTTTTAGATGPSSSTNTSDYLIPIDE; from the exons ATGACAGTGAAAGAAGTGCAAACGACGCCATTTCTTCATTTTGGCGACACTAACAATTCGCCATCGGGTCGCGGGAGCAGCAACCCTTTGTGCCGTTTTCACCCGCGATGTCTCGTTTGTTGCG GTCTTTACTGCGACTTTGAAGATCAACAGTGCAG ATGGCAATGGTCGCGGTTCGTCCGGCGGTCAGCGACAGAAATCAACGCCACCATCTACACGGCTCCCGATCCCGCCATGATTAGCGGTCCACTAGACGACGCTGATGGTAGACCTACAG GTCATTTTCTTTACGTAGCCGGGGCAATGGACAACCCGAAAGCGATTGAATTGTCTTCACCTTGGTATCAAGAATCCGGTCCTTATTGCAAACTGTCTGTGGCACTCCACATGAACAACATGGAGGACGGTAACTTGAAGATCGTTGTCGAAACTCGCAATCACACGTGGGTTATCGTCGAGACGCTTGGCAACGGCCTTCGGGA GTGGAGGACGCTAACACAAAGCGTAGGAAGAATCAGCCAGCCTTTCCGGCTCAAGTTGGAGTTTACCGACGGAAAAAAGATTCCATCCCACGCAGCCGTCGATAATATCCGCCTCCTTTCTTGCCTCACAG aaATCCCGCCCAATGGTCATTGCGACTCGGCCAAACGAGCGTTCCGCTGCGATGATGGACGATGTCTACCGCGTGACCAGGTCTGCGATATCAGTAAAGATTGTCCAGGTGGTGAGGATGAAGACCAAGATTGCg ATCAAGTCTTGGAAGGATCGCGTTGTGATTTCGAACGAGGATGGTGCGGTTGGGTGAACACG CTGCGTGACGATTTGGATTGGAGACGACACAACGGATCGACACCTACACCGCAAACAGGCCCGGGTCACGACAACACGTACAAGAACAGCACGGGGATGTACGTTTATGTCGACATGTCTGAAACGAGACAACTAGGCAACGCCGCTGTTCTCCAGAGCACTCGCTTTCCACCCCCGCCAAAGTATCATAGCAATCCGGCTTCACCTTACTTTAATTCCTGCCAG ATCCGATTCTTCTACCACCTGTACGGCCCGCACATTGGAGATTTGGTGGTTCGAATTGTCGAAGAAGATCCGCGTTACGGCCGCGACAACAAATCGACTGACATTTGGCGCGAGTCACGCAACATGGGCGACATGTGGCACAGGGCAGCTGTCCCTCTTCCGCCTATCAAAAATTG GTACACGATTCAGTTCATTGGTAAAAGGGGCATCCGCTTTCGAGGCGATACGGCCATTGATGACATTTCCCTCAGTCCGGAATGTTCCGGCATTG GTGTTCCAAAAAACGAGACGGCCGGTTGGC CACCGGATCCTGCCCATTACGACGAACCAAAGTTTATTC GTTACGTATTGACGAGTTGTGGAGCCAAGGGGCGAGTAGGCCCGCATCAAAATCAATGTACCAATGCCTACCAGGACAGTGTGACTCAAGTACAGGTACTCAGTCAGGGCCGTCTATCTGGCGTTCAAGTCTGGACGGCCCCAGTTACTGGATTGTACAC GATCATCGCTAAAGGAGCTAGCGGCGGTCTAGGACCTGGCGGTTCCGGTCCAACCGGATCACCTGGTTTGGCCGGCTACGGCGCCCGCGTTCGGGCGGTTTTCCCTTTTACCGCTGGGACCCAAATTTACTTTTTGGTCGGGCAAGAAGGAATTGCTGCTGTCCGAGATAAACCCAAAGACAACCACAATCGCAATTCAACCGAAACGGGTGGCGGTGGGTCGTCCAATGGCGAAACTCGACGCGGCGGAGCGTTGGAACGAGTCCGCGGCTTACACAACGCCTCAAATGGAGCCCACGGATCGGGCAACGGTGGCGGAGGAGGTGGCGCCACATTCGTTTTTCAG ATGGATAGCCAAGGCATCCCGATTCCGTTGATGGTGGCGGCGGGCGGAGGCGGGATTGCAGCCATTGGGCGCTTTAGTCCCCGTCCGGCAGATTTGTCACTTGTGCATGGTAAAGGATTTAACAGCTTTCTCCCGCGACCGGGGATGTCAGGCCAAGGCAACTTTAAAGGCGCCG GCGGCGGGGGTGGCTGGAATGGAAGTGCAGAGACGGAAGCTGTTGGATTTTCGTTACTGGAAGGCGGTCTCGGCGGTTTTTCTTGTAATTCCAAAGCTGAATGGCCTACGTACGGCGGATTTGGCGGAGGCGGTGGTGGATGTACTAACGGCGAAGGAGGTGGAGGTGGCGGCTACAATGGCGGCAACGCTGTAGCCAATTCGAGCGGAGAAGGGGGCTACTCTTTCGTCTCCCTCCTGGCCATCGAAAGGCTGACGGATGTGGAAGAAGGTCAAAATGCTGGACCAGGATCGCTAGACGTCATGCCAGCCATTGCAGAAGGCTGCGGATGCGAACAATTATGTATTGTTCTCGATCCTTCCCTGGAAGAGAAACAATGCGTCTGCCCGATAGCCTCTGCAGGCGAATGGCCTACTGAAGACAATGTTACTAAATGCGCCG GTTTCAATAGCGAAACTGGTTTATTGGGTACTCCACATCTGATCGGTACCGTCgtggcggccattttgatctTTGTCATTTTCAGCATCATCTGTTTCTGTTTGT ATACGCGATACCAACGTCAACAATTGGCCGCTTTACGGAGAAAAGCTATGGCAGCGCCAGAGTTGCAACTGAGCCGATTGCGAGGGCCTTCGTCCTCGATGGTATCCGAATACAATCCCAATTACGAGTTTGGTTCCGGCGCTCCGTGCTCCGTCCAGGGTTTGAAGGAAATCCCTCGCGAGAACTTGAGACTCGTCAG AGCTCTAGGGCAGGGAGCCTTTGGCGAAGTTTATCAGGGTTACTTGCGTCATGTCGCCGGAGATACAGTCGAGATGCCCGTCGCCGTCAAGGTTTTACAg ACGTTACCCGAGTTGTCATCCAATCAAACCGAAATGGATTTCTTAATGGAGGCCATCATCATGTCGAAATTCCATCACGCAAACATTGTCCATTTTATCGGAATTTGTTTCGATAAACATCCGAGATTCATCGTGCTGGAATTGCTTTCCGGTGGCGATCTCAAAACTTTCCTTCGAGAATCCAGGCCTAAACCG gaaCGTCCTTCAACGCTGACGATGAGGGATTTGCTTAAATGCGCCCTCGACGTGGCTAAAGGATGTCGTTACTTGGAAGAAAATCATTTCATCCATCGAGACATCGCTGCTCGTAACTGTTTGCTAACAACCAAAGGACCAGGACGAGTAGTGAAAATCGCTGATTTCGGAATGTCCAGAGACATCTATCG ggCGGATTACTATCGTAAAGGAGGAAAGGCCATGTTGCCCGTCAAATGGATGCCACCGGAAGCTTTTCTTGAAGGAGTCTTCACCTCGAAAACGGACGTTTGGTCGTTTGGTGTCCTATTATGGGAAGTCATGTCGCTTGGGTACATGCCCTATCCGGGTCGAGGTAACCAGGAGGTGATGCAGTTGGTCACGGGTGGCGGACGTTTAGAAGCTCCTCCAGGCTGCCCTGGCCCGGTTTACCGGATCATGGTTCACTGCTGGCATACCAATCCGGAAGAACGACCTTCGTTTGTCACTGTCCTTGAGCGGATTGGCTATTGCATGCAAGATCCTGATGTACTGGCCATGCCCATCCCCGTCTTCCAGAGACCGTTATCACAGGAACGTGACACCACAATT GTAAGACCGCCAGCAGGGGCGGATACCAGCGATTGCTTGCGGGTATTGCGCCCTCGTACGAGTAGTGGCAATTTGCTAACCGGAACAACAACGACCGCTGGAGCCACTGGTCCGTCTTCATCAACGAACACGAGCGATTACTTGATTCCCATTGACGAATAA
- the LOC116928732 gene encoding leukocyte tyrosine kinase receptor isoform X3 translates to MSRLLRPLRSNDVGATHRIRSINNPLFPIIEASFSVNCMRVYVMGLYCDFEDQQCRWQWSRFVRRSATEINATIYTAPDPAMISGPLDDADGRPTGHFLYVAGAMDNPKAIELSSPWYQESGPYCKLSVALHMNNMEDGNLKIVVETRNHTWVIVETLGNGLREWRTLTQSVGRISQPFRLKLEFTDGKKIPSHAAVDNIRLLSCLTEIPPNGHCDSAKRAFRCDDGRCLPRDQVCDISKDCPGGEDEDQDCDQVLEGSRCDFERGWCGWVNTLRDDLDWRRHNGSTPTPQTGPGHDNTYKNSTGMYVYVDMSETRQLGNAAVLQSTRFPPPPKYHSNPASPYFNSCQIRFFYHLYGPHIGDLVVRIVEEDPRYGRDNKSTDIWRESRNMGDMWHRAAVPLPPIKNWYTIQFIGKRGIRFRGDTAIDDISLSPECSGIGVPKNETAGWPPDPAHYDEPKFIRYVLTSCGAKGRVGPHQNQCTNAYQDSVTQVQVLSQGRLSGVQVWTAPVTGLYTIIAKGASGGLGPGGSGPTGSPGLAGYGARVRAVFPFTAGTQIYFLVGQEGIAAVRDKPKDNHNRNSTETGGGGSSNGETRRGGALERVRGLHNASNGAHGSGNGGGGGGATFVFQMDSQGIPIPLMVAAGGGGIAAIGRFSPRPADLSLVHGKGFNSFLPRPGMSGQGNFKGAGGGGGWNGSAETEAVGFSLLEGGLGGFSCNSKAEWPTYGGFGGGGGGCTNGEGGGGGGYNGGNAVANSSGEGGYSFVSLLAIERLTDVEEGQNAGPGSLDVMPAIAEGCGCEQLCIVLDPSLEEKQCVCPIASAGEWPTEDNVTKCAGFNSETGLLGTPHLIGTVVAAILIFVIFSIICFCLYTRYQRQQLAALRRKAMAAPELQLSRLRGPSSSMVSEYNPNYEFGSGAPCSVQGLKEIPRENLRLVRALGQGAFGEVYQGYLRHVAGDTVEMPVAVKVLQTLPELSSNQTEMDFLMEAIIMSKFHHANIVHFIGICFDKHPRFIVLELLSGGDLKTFLRESRPKPERPSTLTMRDLLKCALDVAKGCRYLEENHFIHRDIAARNCLLTTKGPGRVVKIADFGMSRDIYRADYYRKGGKAMLPVKWMPPEAFLEGVFTSKTDVWSFGVLLWEVMSLGYMPYPGRGNQEVMQLVTGGGRLEAPPGCPGPVYRIMVHCWHTNPEERPSFVTVLERIGYCMQDPDVLAMPIPVFQRPLSQERDTTIVRPPAGADTSDCLRVLRPRTSSGNLLTGTTTTAGATGPSSSTNTSDYLIPIDE, encoded by the exons ATGTCTCGTTTGTTGCG CCCGTTAAGGTCCAATGACGTCGGTGCGACCCATCGCATTCGTTCAATTAACAACCCTTTGTTTCCCATAATTGAAGCAAGTTTCTCTGTTAATTGCATGCGCGTCTATGTGATGG GTCTTTACTGCGACTTTGAAGATCAACAGTGCAG ATGGCAATGGTCGCGGTTCGTCCGGCGGTCAGCGACAGAAATCAACGCCACCATCTACACGGCTCCCGATCCCGCCATGATTAGCGGTCCACTAGACGACGCTGATGGTAGACCTACAG GTCATTTTCTTTACGTAGCCGGGGCAATGGACAACCCGAAAGCGATTGAATTGTCTTCACCTTGGTATCAAGAATCCGGTCCTTATTGCAAACTGTCTGTGGCACTCCACATGAACAACATGGAGGACGGTAACTTGAAGATCGTTGTCGAAACTCGCAATCACACGTGGGTTATCGTCGAGACGCTTGGCAACGGCCTTCGGGA GTGGAGGACGCTAACACAAAGCGTAGGAAGAATCAGCCAGCCTTTCCGGCTCAAGTTGGAGTTTACCGACGGAAAAAAGATTCCATCCCACGCAGCCGTCGATAATATCCGCCTCCTTTCTTGCCTCACAG aaATCCCGCCCAATGGTCATTGCGACTCGGCCAAACGAGCGTTCCGCTGCGATGATGGACGATGTCTACCGCGTGACCAGGTCTGCGATATCAGTAAAGATTGTCCAGGTGGTGAGGATGAAGACCAAGATTGCg ATCAAGTCTTGGAAGGATCGCGTTGTGATTTCGAACGAGGATGGTGCGGTTGGGTGAACACG CTGCGTGACGATTTGGATTGGAGACGACACAACGGATCGACACCTACACCGCAAACAGGCCCGGGTCACGACAACACGTACAAGAACAGCACGGGGATGTACGTTTATGTCGACATGTCTGAAACGAGACAACTAGGCAACGCCGCTGTTCTCCAGAGCACTCGCTTTCCACCCCCGCCAAAGTATCATAGCAATCCGGCTTCACCTTACTTTAATTCCTGCCAG ATCCGATTCTTCTACCACCTGTACGGCCCGCACATTGGAGATTTGGTGGTTCGAATTGTCGAAGAAGATCCGCGTTACGGCCGCGACAACAAATCGACTGACATTTGGCGCGAGTCACGCAACATGGGCGACATGTGGCACAGGGCAGCTGTCCCTCTTCCGCCTATCAAAAATTG GTACACGATTCAGTTCATTGGTAAAAGGGGCATCCGCTTTCGAGGCGATACGGCCATTGATGACATTTCCCTCAGTCCGGAATGTTCCGGCATTG GTGTTCCAAAAAACGAGACGGCCGGTTGGC CACCGGATCCTGCCCATTACGACGAACCAAAGTTTATTC GTTACGTATTGACGAGTTGTGGAGCCAAGGGGCGAGTAGGCCCGCATCAAAATCAATGTACCAATGCCTACCAGGACAGTGTGACTCAAGTACAGGTACTCAGTCAGGGCCGTCTATCTGGCGTTCAAGTCTGGACGGCCCCAGTTACTGGATTGTACAC GATCATCGCTAAAGGAGCTAGCGGCGGTCTAGGACCTGGCGGTTCCGGTCCAACCGGATCACCTGGTTTGGCCGGCTACGGCGCCCGCGTTCGGGCGGTTTTCCCTTTTACCGCTGGGACCCAAATTTACTTTTTGGTCGGGCAAGAAGGAATTGCTGCTGTCCGAGATAAACCCAAAGACAACCACAATCGCAATTCAACCGAAACGGGTGGCGGTGGGTCGTCCAATGGCGAAACTCGACGCGGCGGAGCGTTGGAACGAGTCCGCGGCTTACACAACGCCTCAAATGGAGCCCACGGATCGGGCAACGGTGGCGGAGGAGGTGGCGCCACATTCGTTTTTCAG ATGGATAGCCAAGGCATCCCGATTCCGTTGATGGTGGCGGCGGGCGGAGGCGGGATTGCAGCCATTGGGCGCTTTAGTCCCCGTCCGGCAGATTTGTCACTTGTGCATGGTAAAGGATTTAACAGCTTTCTCCCGCGACCGGGGATGTCAGGCCAAGGCAACTTTAAAGGCGCCG GCGGCGGGGGTGGCTGGAATGGAAGTGCAGAGACGGAAGCTGTTGGATTTTCGTTACTGGAAGGCGGTCTCGGCGGTTTTTCTTGTAATTCCAAAGCTGAATGGCCTACGTACGGCGGATTTGGCGGAGGCGGTGGTGGATGTACTAACGGCGAAGGAGGTGGAGGTGGCGGCTACAATGGCGGCAACGCTGTAGCCAATTCGAGCGGAGAAGGGGGCTACTCTTTCGTCTCCCTCCTGGCCATCGAAAGGCTGACGGATGTGGAAGAAGGTCAAAATGCTGGACCAGGATCGCTAGACGTCATGCCAGCCATTGCAGAAGGCTGCGGATGCGAACAATTATGTATTGTTCTCGATCCTTCCCTGGAAGAGAAACAATGCGTCTGCCCGATAGCCTCTGCAGGCGAATGGCCTACTGAAGACAATGTTACTAAATGCGCCG GTTTCAATAGCGAAACTGGTTTATTGGGTACTCCACATCTGATCGGTACCGTCgtggcggccattttgatctTTGTCATTTTCAGCATCATCTGTTTCTGTTTGT ATACGCGATACCAACGTCAACAATTGGCCGCTTTACGGAGAAAAGCTATGGCAGCGCCAGAGTTGCAACTGAGCCGATTGCGAGGGCCTTCGTCCTCGATGGTATCCGAATACAATCCCAATTACGAGTTTGGTTCCGGCGCTCCGTGCTCCGTCCAGGGTTTGAAGGAAATCCCTCGCGAGAACTTGAGACTCGTCAG AGCTCTAGGGCAGGGAGCCTTTGGCGAAGTTTATCAGGGTTACTTGCGTCATGTCGCCGGAGATACAGTCGAGATGCCCGTCGCCGTCAAGGTTTTACAg ACGTTACCCGAGTTGTCATCCAATCAAACCGAAATGGATTTCTTAATGGAGGCCATCATCATGTCGAAATTCCATCACGCAAACATTGTCCATTTTATCGGAATTTGTTTCGATAAACATCCGAGATTCATCGTGCTGGAATTGCTTTCCGGTGGCGATCTCAAAACTTTCCTTCGAGAATCCAGGCCTAAACCG gaaCGTCCTTCAACGCTGACGATGAGGGATTTGCTTAAATGCGCCCTCGACGTGGCTAAAGGATGTCGTTACTTGGAAGAAAATCATTTCATCCATCGAGACATCGCTGCTCGTAACTGTTTGCTAACAACCAAAGGACCAGGACGAGTAGTGAAAATCGCTGATTTCGGAATGTCCAGAGACATCTATCG ggCGGATTACTATCGTAAAGGAGGAAAGGCCATGTTGCCCGTCAAATGGATGCCACCGGAAGCTTTTCTTGAAGGAGTCTTCACCTCGAAAACGGACGTTTGGTCGTTTGGTGTCCTATTATGGGAAGTCATGTCGCTTGGGTACATGCCCTATCCGGGTCGAGGTAACCAGGAGGTGATGCAGTTGGTCACGGGTGGCGGACGTTTAGAAGCTCCTCCAGGCTGCCCTGGCCCGGTTTACCGGATCATGGTTCACTGCTGGCATACCAATCCGGAAGAACGACCTTCGTTTGTCACTGTCCTTGAGCGGATTGGCTATTGCATGCAAGATCCTGATGTACTGGCCATGCCCATCCCCGTCTTCCAGAGACCGTTATCACAGGAACGTGACACCACAATT GTAAGACCGCCAGCAGGGGCGGATACCAGCGATTGCTTGCGGGTATTGCGCCCTCGTACGAGTAGTGGCAATTTGCTAACCGGAACAACAACGACCGCTGGAGCCACTGGTCCGTCTTCATCAACGAACACGAGCGATTACTTGATTCCCATTGACGAATAA